Proteins encoded by one window of Bradyrhizobium sp. B097:
- a CDS encoding branched-chain amino acid ABC transporter substrate-binding protein, translating to MKSLKLIGLALGASFALSASAFAQDITIAVAGPMTGSESAFGRQMKNGAEQAVADINAAGGVLGKKLALEADDDACDPKQARSIAEKIGSAKIPFVAGHFCSSSSIPASEAYADANVLQITPASTNPLFTERKLWNVARVCGRDDQQGLVAADYIMKNFKGKNVAILNDKTTYGKGLADETKKALNKAGFQEKMFESYNKGDKDFNSIVSRLKRDNIDLVYVGGYHQEAGLILRQMRDQGLQTVLMAGDAMNDKEFASITGPAAEGTLFTFGPDPRNKPTAKAIVEKFKAKNIDPEGYTLYTYAAMQVWTQAVAKAGTTDAKKVMDTIKAGDWDTVLGKMGFDAKGDIKAIDYVVYKWDAKGNYTEINPKGS from the coding sequence ATGAAATCACTGAAGCTGATCGGCCTGGCACTGGGCGCGTCGTTCGCATTATCGGCGAGCGCGTTCGCGCAAGACATCACCATCGCAGTCGCGGGCCCGATGACGGGCTCCGAATCCGCTTTTGGCCGGCAGATGAAGAACGGCGCCGAGCAGGCAGTCGCCGACATCAACGCCGCCGGCGGCGTGCTCGGCAAGAAGCTCGCGCTGGAAGCCGACGACGATGCCTGCGATCCGAAGCAGGCGCGCTCGATCGCGGAAAAGATCGGCTCCGCGAAGATCCCGTTCGTGGCCGGCCATTTCTGCTCGTCGTCGTCGATCCCGGCCTCCGAGGCGTATGCCGACGCCAACGTGCTGCAGATCACCCCGGCCTCGACCAACCCGCTGTTCACCGAGCGCAAGCTCTGGAACGTGGCGCGCGTCTGCGGCCGTGACGACCAGCAGGGCCTGGTCGCCGCCGACTACATCATGAAGAACTTCAAGGGCAAGAACGTCGCGATCCTGAACGACAAGACCACCTACGGCAAAGGCCTCGCGGACGAGACCAAGAAGGCGCTGAACAAGGCCGGCTTCCAGGAGAAGATGTTCGAGTCCTACAACAAGGGCGACAAGGACTTCAACTCGATCGTCTCGCGCTTGAAGCGCGACAATATCGATCTGGTCTATGTCGGCGGCTACCATCAGGAAGCCGGCCTGATCCTGCGCCAGATGCGCGACCAGGGCCTGCAGACCGTGCTGATGGCGGGCGACGCCATGAACGACAAGGAGTTCGCCTCGATCACCGGCCCCGCCGCCGAAGGCACGCTGTTCACCTTCGGCCCCGATCCGCGCAACAAGCCGACCGCGAAGGCGATCGTCGAGAAGTTCAAGGCCAAGAACATCGATCCCGAAGGCTACACGCTCTACACCTACGCCGCGATGCAGGTGTGGACGCAGGCCGTCGCCAAGGCCGGCACCACCGACGCCAAGAAGGTGATGGACACCATCAAGGCCGGCGACTGGGACACCGTGCTCGGCAAGATGGGCTTCGACGCCAAGGGCGACATCAAGGCGATCGACTACGTCGTCTACAAGTGGGACGCCAAGGGCAACTACACCGAGATCAATCCGAAGGGCTCCTAA
- a CDS encoding ABC transporter ATP-binding protein, translating into MSSAAATTPLLAVRGVRAAYGKIEALKGVDIEINRGEIVALIGANGAGKSTLMMTIFGRPRARAGTIEFDGHDITGVSTHEIARLRIAQSPEGRRIFPRMSVAENLQMGADATECSETEREAGLERVFALFPRLKERVAQRGGTLSGGEQQMLAIGRALMSRPRLLMLDEPSLGLAPLIARQIFDAIRTLNRQDGLTVLIVEQNANHALKLAHRGYVMVNGLITLAGTGAELLQRPEIRAAYLEGGRRG; encoded by the coding sequence GTGAGCTCGGCAGCGGCAACCACACCCCTGCTCGCGGTGCGCGGCGTGCGTGCGGCATATGGCAAGATCGAGGCGCTGAAGGGCGTCGACATCGAGATCAATCGAGGGGAGATCGTCGCCCTGATCGGCGCCAATGGCGCCGGCAAGTCGACGCTGATGATGACGATCTTCGGCCGGCCGCGCGCCCGCGCCGGCACCATCGAATTCGACGGCCACGACATCACCGGCGTGTCGACCCACGAGATCGCGCGGCTGCGCATCGCGCAATCGCCCGAGGGCCGGCGGATCTTTCCGCGCATGAGCGTCGCGGAAAACCTGCAGATGGGCGCCGACGCCACCGAATGCAGCGAGACCGAACGCGAGGCCGGGCTGGAGCGCGTGTTCGCGCTGTTTCCGCGGCTGAAGGAGCGCGTCGCACAACGCGGCGGCACGCTGTCGGGCGGCGAGCAGCAGATGCTCGCGATCGGCCGCGCCCTGATGAGCCGGCCGCGCCTGTTGATGCTGGACGAGCCCTCGCTCGGCCTCGCGCCGCTGATCGCGCGGCAGATCTTCGATGCCATCCGCACGCTGAACCGGCAGGACGGCCTCACCGTGCTGATCGTCGAGCAGAACGCCAACCATGCGCTGAAGCTCGCCCATCGCGGCTACGTCATGGTCAACGGCCTGATCACGCTGGCCGGAACCGGCGCCGAATTGCTGCAGCGCCCGGAAATCCGCGCCGCCTATCTGGAAGGCGGCCGCCGCGGCTAG
- a CDS encoding P1 family peptidase: MKNLLTDIAGVAVGHADDAVIASGVTAILFEQPAVASIDVRGGGPGTREDALLSPHNVVEAIDAITLSGGSALGLDAAGGVQAWLAERGRGFRIRDAVIPIVPGAICFDLLNGGNKAWGRFPPYRDLGYAAANAASDNFELGSVGAGMGATTATLKGGLGSASDVTDDGIKVAALAVVNAVGSVTVGGGPWFWAAPFEVDGEFGGRGLPPAFTPDMLKLRLKGGADATAAENTTLVVVVTDAQLTKPQAKRLAMIAQTGMARAIYPVHAPLDGDVVFAAATGAKPVDPLFGLTKLGAIAANTVARAIARGVHSATALPFPGALPSWHDKFG; the protein is encoded by the coding sequence GTGAAAAACCTTCTCACCGATATTGCCGGCGTTGCCGTCGGCCACGCCGACGACGCCGTGATCGCCTCCGGCGTCACCGCCATCCTGTTCGAGCAGCCGGCGGTGGCCTCGATCGATGTCCGCGGCGGCGGTCCGGGCACCCGCGAGGACGCGCTGCTGTCCCCGCACAATGTCGTCGAGGCGATCGACGCCATCACGCTGTCCGGCGGCTCCGCGCTCGGGCTTGACGCGGCCGGCGGCGTGCAGGCCTGGCTCGCCGAGCGCGGCCGTGGCTTTCGCATCCGCGATGCGGTGATCCCGATCGTGCCGGGTGCGATCTGCTTCGATCTGCTCAACGGCGGCAACAAGGCGTGGGGACGCTTTCCGCCCTATCGCGATCTCGGCTATGCGGCGGCGAATGCCGCCTCCGACAATTTCGAGCTCGGCAGTGTCGGCGCCGGCATGGGCGCGACCACCGCCACCCTCAAGGGCGGCCTCGGCTCGGCGTCTGATGTGACCGACGACGGCATCAAGGTCGCGGCGCTTGCGGTGGTCAACGCGGTCGGCAGCGTCACGGTCGGCGGCGGCCCGTGGTTCTGGGCAGCGCCGTTCGAGGTCGACGGCGAATTCGGCGGGCGCGGCCTGCCGCCCGCGTTCACGCCGGACATGCTGAAGCTGCGGCTGAAGGGCGGCGCGGACGCCACCGCCGCCGAGAACACCACGCTCGTCGTCGTCGTGACCGATGCGCAGCTGACCAAGCCGCAGGCGAAGCGGCTTGCGATGATCGCGCAGACCGGCATGGCGCGCGCGATCTATCCGGTGCACGCCCCGCTCGATGGCGACGTGGTGTTCGCCGCGGCGACGGGCGCAAAGCCGGTCGATCCGCTGTTCGGCCTGACCAAGCTCGGCGCGATCGCCGCCAACACGGTGGCACGCGCGATCGCACGCGGCGTCCATTCAGCCACCGCCCTGCCCTTCCCCGGCGCGCTGCCGAGCTGGCACGACAAATTCGGTTAG
- a CDS encoding GMC family oxidoreductase N-terminal domain-containing protein yields MSLDTTYDVIVVGGGSAGAAIAARLSEDRKRRVLLLEAGLDWRADEAPWEIRTPNPIPIIHQREFQEKWQWPDLLTRRIAGQEPRFYWRGKGLGGSSMMNGQIAIRGVADAFDEWAALGCTGWSAREIMPFFSDIEDDEEFGDTKGHGRGGPLPVYRAPLETWGPIDRGLRDAALASGYPWCADVNGPDGEGVACYPINSRNGRRITTNEGYLEPARGRANLEIRGKALVDRVLIRDGRATGVRVHIDGQGTSEIAAREIVLCGGAIHSPAILLRSGIGPADELRAMGIAVERDLPVGRNFFDHPLFRMTIQLREELRPTDRDTRHTNCCVTYSSGLADGGKRDMIMIGFNHRGIGNPGAIGAGLFNAYSRGHLKLASPDPMIDPIVEENMLADPRDMLRMTDAVKRFAVLATQPALAGISDWIRLGDTELTLPAAATLPTAELEAVLRRETGDIQHAAGSCRMAGANDPAGVVNPDGTVKGIGGLRVADASIMPSDCRANTHFTTVVIGEAIARMMRS; encoded by the coding sequence ATGTCACTTGATACCACGTACGATGTGATCGTCGTCGGCGGCGGCTCCGCCGGCGCTGCCATTGCCGCCCGGTTGTCCGAGGATCGAAAGCGGCGGGTGCTGCTGCTCGAAGCGGGCCTCGACTGGCGTGCCGATGAAGCCCCCTGGGAGATCAGGACGCCCAACCCGATTCCCATCATTCACCAGCGGGAATTCCAGGAGAAGTGGCAGTGGCCGGACCTCCTGACCCGCCGCATCGCGGGGCAGGAACCGCGCTTCTATTGGCGCGGCAAGGGGCTGGGCGGCAGCTCGATGATGAACGGCCAGATCGCCATTCGCGGCGTCGCGGATGCCTTCGACGAATGGGCCGCGCTCGGCTGCACCGGCTGGTCCGCGCGCGAGATCATGCCATTTTTCTCTGACATCGAGGACGACGAGGAATTCGGCGACACCAAGGGACATGGACGCGGCGGTCCGCTGCCGGTCTATCGCGCGCCGCTAGAGACGTGGGGCCCGATTGATCGTGGCCTGCGCGATGCAGCGCTCGCCAGCGGCTATCCGTGGTGCGCCGACGTCAACGGCCCCGATGGCGAAGGCGTTGCCTGCTATCCGATCAACAGCCGCAACGGTCGTCGCATCACAACCAACGAAGGCTATCTCGAGCCGGCCCGTGGCCGCGCCAATCTGGAGATCCGTGGCAAGGCGCTGGTCGATCGGGTCCTGATCCGCGACGGCAGGGCGACCGGCGTCCGGGTCCATATCGACGGCCAGGGCACCAGCGAGATCGCCGCGCGCGAGATCGTGCTGTGCGGCGGCGCCATCCACAGCCCCGCGATCCTGCTGCGATCGGGCATTGGCCCGGCGGACGAGCTGCGAGCCATGGGGATCGCGGTCGAGCGTGATCTGCCGGTCGGCCGCAATTTCTTCGACCATCCGCTGTTTCGCATGACGATCCAGCTGCGTGAGGAGCTGCGGCCCACTGATCGGGACACGCGTCATACCAATTGCTGCGTGACCTATTCATCCGGTCTCGCCGACGGCGGCAAGCGCGATATGATCATGATCGGTTTCAACCATCGCGGTATCGGAAATCCCGGAGCGATCGGCGCGGGCCTGTTCAACGCCTATTCGCGTGGTCACCTGAAACTGGCTTCGCCCGATCCGATGATCGATCCGATCGTCGAGGAGAACATGCTGGCCGATCCACGCGACATGCTGCGCATGACCGATGCGGTGAAGCGGTTCGCCGTCCTGGCCACGCAGCCGGCACTGGCCGGCATATCGGACTGGATCCGCCTCGGAGATACCGAGCTGACCCTGCCGGCCGCCGCAACCTTGCCAACAGCCGAGCTCGAGGCGGTGTTGCGACGGGAGACCGGCGATATCCAGCATGCAGCCGGCAGCTGCCGGATGGCCGGCGCCAACGATCCCGCGGGCGTGGTCAATCCCGACGGTACGGTGAAGGGCATCGGCGGCCTGCGGGTCGCCGACGCATCGATCATGCCGTCGGATTGCCGGGCGAATACGCACTTCACAACGGTTGTCATTGGCGAAGCCATTGCCCGGATGATGAGGTCATAA
- a CDS encoding ABC transporter substrate-binding protein has protein sequence MKTALRGLLLVTALVWPGLSHAKTIRAVMHSDLRALDPIVSSAYITRDHGYMVYDTLVAMDSSFTIRPQMADWKVSDDKLTYTFTLRDGLKWHDGTLVTADDCIASLKRWAAVDGMGQKLMDFTAGVEAPDTRTIVLKLREPYGLVLESLGKPSTLVPFMMPKRLADTPSDRPIPEQIGSGPFKFVPAEFQPGVKAVYEKNRDYVPRAEPPSWTSGGKVVKVDRVEWITMPDVQTATSALQSGDIDFLERPSFDMLPILQADQDLTSRPLSGLGFQTIGRMNFLYPPFDNVKVRRAAMMALSQKDILDAMVGDPKLYKICGAVFGCDTPLASDLGSDSLVKGGGMAEAKKLLAESGYDGTPVVMLAPTDVVTLKAQPIVAAQLLRQAGFQVTVQSMDWQTANMVFASQKPPKDGGWNMFFTNWGIADIMNPVVSAPLNSRGRKGGWVGWPDDLQMESLRDAFARAGSPEAQKKIAAEIQARALDQVTYVPLGQYFAPSVWHKELTGMLDGPATPLFWNIDKPE, from the coding sequence ATGAAAACCGCGTTACGCGGGCTGCTGCTCGTCACCGCTCTCGTGTGGCCCGGCCTGTCTCACGCCAAGACGATCAGGGCAGTGATGCATTCGGATCTGCGGGCGCTCGATCCGATCGTTTCGTCAGCCTACATCACGCGTGACCACGGCTATATGGTCTACGACACGCTGGTGGCGATGGACTCCAGCTTCACGATCCGGCCTCAAATGGCGGACTGGAAGGTGTCCGACGACAAGCTGACTTACACGTTCACGCTGCGCGACGGCCTGAAGTGGCATGACGGAACGCTGGTGACCGCGGATGACTGCATCGCGTCATTGAAGCGCTGGGCCGCCGTCGACGGCATGGGCCAGAAGCTGATGGACTTCACCGCCGGTGTTGAGGCCCCCGACACCAGGACGATCGTGCTGAAACTTAGGGAACCCTACGGCCTGGTGCTGGAGTCGCTGGGTAAGCCATCCACGCTGGTGCCTTTCATGATGCCGAAGCGCCTTGCCGACACACCGTCGGATCGGCCGATCCCCGAGCAGATCGGCTCGGGACCTTTCAAGTTCGTCCCGGCGGAATTCCAGCCCGGCGTGAAGGCCGTCTACGAGAAGAACAGGGACTATGTGCCGCGCGCCGAACCGCCAAGCTGGACCTCGGGCGGCAAGGTGGTGAAGGTCGATCGCGTCGAATGGATCACGATGCCCGACGTGCAGACTGCAACCAGCGCGCTTCAGTCCGGCGACATCGATTTCCTGGAGCGGCCGTCATTCGACATGCTGCCGATCCTGCAAGCCGACCAGGATTTGACGTCGCGCCCTTTGAGCGGCCTCGGCTTCCAGACCATCGGGCGGATGAATTTTCTTTATCCGCCATTCGACAACGTCAAGGTGCGCCGGGCTGCCATGATGGCGCTGAGCCAGAAGGACATACTCGACGCCATGGTCGGGGATCCGAAGCTCTACAAGATTTGCGGCGCCGTTTTCGGCTGCGACACACCGCTCGCCTCCGATCTCGGATCGGACTCTCTCGTCAAGGGCGGCGGCATGGCCGAGGCGAAGAAGCTGCTGGCCGAATCCGGTTACGACGGCACGCCGGTCGTGATGCTGGCACCGACCGATGTGGTGACCCTCAAGGCGCAGCCCATCGTCGCGGCGCAGCTGCTGCGCCAGGCCGGCTTCCAGGTGACGGTCCAGTCCATGGACTGGCAGACAGCGAACATGGTCTTCGCAAGCCAGAAGCCGCCGAAGGATGGCGGTTGGAACATGTTCTTCACCAACTGGGGCATTGCCGACATCATGAACCCCGTCGTCAGCGCTCCCCTGAACAGCAGGGGTCGCAAGGGCGGATGGGTCGGCTGGCCGGACGACCTGCAAATGGAGAGCCTTCGCGATGCCTTCGCCCGCGCCGGCTCGCCCGAGGCACAGAAGAAGATCGCAGCGGAGATTCAAGCGCGTGCGCTCGACCAGGTGACTTACGTTCCCCTGGGCCAGTACTTTGCGCCGAGCGTGTGGCACAAGGAGCTGACGGGCATGCTCGATGGTCCGGCCACGCCACTGTTCTGGAACATCGATAAACCCGAGTAG